From the genome of Miscanthus floridulus cultivar M001 chromosome 10, ASM1932011v1, whole genome shotgun sequence, one region includes:
- the LOC136489816 gene encoding uncharacterized protein codes for MAESIVKIIYCERKLLFIDYEQGINIWRYDSASLNARVSVGWVARAPTSHAGPPAALPLSSTFSLLPPSAHSYLQRERHRVELHQHVPPPSLLQHVGADPVLIQSSTISTLPPNNQDPAVPCPCVGAPHEAIEIPAADCAREIAPAHGIRSQGTPDAELAGRAPTRPRVRHPCAATATALTGCSSSLCSSAARPATHVLQLYGCCIGGGRATPQVVELAPAGRLGTSARGLAAAALQLALAGRLGASARGLAAAAALQLAPVGRLSASAGGLAAVAVLQFAPAGRLGSSARGLAAVAVLQFAPAGRLGSSARRWRR; via the exons atggctgaaagtattgttaaaataatttattgtgaaagaaaattATTATTTATTGACTACGAACAGGGCATCAATATATGGAGATATGACAG TGCTAGTCTGAACGCGCGCGTGAGCGTCGGGTGGGTCGCCCGGGCCCCGACCAGTCACGCTG GCCCACCTGCAGCACTACCCTTGTCTTCTaccttctctcttcttcctccttcagCACACAGCTACCTCCAGCGTGAACGCCATAGAGTCGAGCTCCATCAGCATGTACCTCCCCCGTCCCTCCTGCAGCACGTTGGCGCAGATCCCGTCCTGATTCAATCGTCGACCATCTCCACTCTACCTCCGAACAATCAAGACCCTGCCGTGCCCTGTCCCTGCGTTGGTGCCCCGCACGAAGCCATCGAAATCCCCGCCGCCGATTGCGCACGGGAGATCGCGCCCGCGCACGGAATTCGCTCGCAGGGCACCCCCGATGCCGAGCTTGCCGGGAGAGCGCCCACACGCCCCCGCGTTCGTCATCCGTGTGCTGCCACCGCCACTGCGCTCACCGGTTGCTCATCGTCCCTGTGCTCGTCGGCCGCCAGACCCGCTACGCACGTGCTTCAGCTCTACGGCTGCTGCATCGGGGGCGGACGCGCAACGCCGCAGGTGGTCGAGCTCGCCCCGGCCGGCCGTCTGGGCACCTCAGCGCGcgggctcgccgccgccgccctccagCTCGCCCTGGCCGGCCGTCTTGGCGCCTCCGCACGcgggctcgccgccgccgccgccctccagCTCGCCCCGGTTGGCCGTCTTAGCGCCTCCGCGGGCGGGCTCGCTGCTGTCGCCGTCCTCCAGTTCGCCCCGGCCGGCCGTCTTGGCTCCTCCGCGCGCGGGCTTGCCGCCGTCGCCGTCCTCCAGTTCGCCCCGGCAGGCCGTCTTGGCTCCTCCGCGCGCAGGTGGAGGAGATAG